In a genomic window of Sander vitreus isolate 19-12246 unplaced genomic scaffold, sanVit1 ctg268_0, whole genome shotgun sequence:
- the LOC144513506 gene encoding uncharacterized protein LOC144513506, protein MHQLIHTGEKPYSCDQCGAAFTQQSHLKNHQRIHTGEKPYSCDQCGKTFSRSSSLEIHRRVHTGEKPYWCDQCRAAFTQQGDLKRHQLIHTGEKPYSCDQCGAAFTRQGNLKIHQRIHTGEKLYSCDQCGAAFTLQRRLKTHQCIHTGDKPYSCDLCGKTVSRSSSLEIHRRVHTGEKPYWCEQCEKTFSQSNSHQITPPAHSHCLVVNMFQSQAVSCCLLLMP, encoded by the coding sequence ATGCATCAgctcattcacactggagagaagccgtacagctgtgatcaatgtggggcagctttcacacaacAGAGTCACCTAAAAAaccatcaacgcattcacactggagagaagccgtacagctgtgatcaatgtggtaAAACCTTTTCTAGGAGTAGTAGCCTAGAAATCCACCGacgtgttcacactggagagaagccgtactggTGTGATCAATGTAGGGCAGCTTTTACACAACAGGGTGACCTAAAAAGACATCAgctcattcacactggagagaagccgtacagctgtgatcaatgtggggcagctttcacacgaCAGGGTAACCTTAAAATtcatcaacgcattcacactggagagaagctgtacagctgtgatcaatgtggggcagctttcacactaCAGCGTCgcctaaaaacacatcaatgcattcacactggagataaACCTTACAGCTGTGATTTATGTGGTAAAACCGTTTCTAGGAGTAGTAGCCTAGAAATCCACCGacgtgttcacactggagagaagccgtactggTGCGAACAATGTGAGAAAACTTTTTCTCAGAGTAATAGCCACCAAATAACACCACCAGCTCATTCACACTGCCTCGTTGTGAACATGTTTCAGAGCCAAGCTGtttcctgctgcctcctcctcatgcCCTGA